The following proteins are encoded in a genomic region of Triticum dicoccoides isolate Atlit2015 ecotype Zavitan chromosome 1B, WEW_v2.0, whole genome shotgun sequence:
- the LOC119307600 gene encoding RING-H2 finger protein ATL79-like — MQNTSRRPALPVMAARPHYARKLLLVAPAASPSPAPSAPGITTPMAEAWPAASADAEGAFTWLNDNAVLVLALLICGLFAAMALHILLQCAFRVTGRAWYGANASASAAPRDSSESMPRAEGGGGGRTLALAQALPCLAYSAGLELAGSSLSECAICLAEFIRGEKVRVLPRCNHGFHAACIDRWLAARPTCPTCRQAPFAEPDESVLAADCARPAPAIAVVRVIVDAGGRRRVEI, encoded by the coding sequence ATGCAGAACACCTCTCGGCGTCCCGCTCTACCAGTCATGGCAGCGCGGCCGCACTACGCCAGGAAACTCCTGCTCGTGGCGCCAGCGGCGAGCCCGTCACCTGCACCCTCGGCGCCCGGCATTACTACTCCCATGGCCGAGGCTTGGCCGGCGGCCTCTGCCGACGCCGAGGGCGCGTTCACCTGGCTCAACGACAACGCCGTCCTCGTACTCGCGCTCCTCATCTGCGGCCTGTTCGCCGCGATGGCGCTTCATATCCTCCTCCAGTGCGCGTTCCGCGTTACGGGGCGCGCGTGGTACGGTGCCAACGCCAGCGCCAGCGCGGCCCCTCGGGACTCGTCGGAGTCGATGCCGCGCGCGGAAGGGGGCGGCGGGGGCAGGACGCTGGCGCTGGCCCAGGCGCTCCCGTGCCTGGCGTACTCGGCGGGGCTCGAGCTGGCCGGGTCATCGCTGTCGGAGTGTGCcatctgcctcgccgagttcatcCGCGGGGAGAAGGTGCGCGTGCTGCCGCGCTGCAACCACGGGTTCCACGCCGCCTGCATCGACCGGTGGCTGGCGGCGCGGCCGACGTGCCCCACGTGCAGGCAGGCGCCGTTCGCCGAGCCCGATGAAAGCGTCCTGGCTGCGGACTGTGCACGACCGGCGCCCGCTATCGCGGTGGTGCGGGTGATTGTAGACGCTGGCGGGAGGCGGCGTGTGGAGATTTAG